The sequence tccCAAAATGACATGACACAAATATTTCTAATTTCGGTTTCCCAATAAGATCAGATCTTATTCCTACTTTCGGTGGTCACCGACTCACCATCCATTGTATTAATTCAATTCGAGCGATTACAAAAAATTGGGGCTTCAACCAAAAAACTGGATTCAATAATGATTAatccttttatttgttttgtATTAATAAGAAATTAATTCCACGCAGCTAAATTAGTTACGTTGTATAATGTATAGTAATCTGGATAATGATCATTAAGTGCCAACACCCTTTTCACCCAACATGTTAGGGCAAAGTTATTTAGGTAAGCACATTAATAATGTTGTCACGTGTGTATGAATTGTGTGCATATCAGTCGAATTTTGTTTTTACAAGTaatcttgttttaaaaaaattaaaaaatttaaaaatttaaaacaattttcaaattttctaaTCTTTAACAagctttttatattttttttttacataaattgaattttcatgccaaaaaatggaaaataaataggagattattattttttttaagaaagatATATTgggattttaaaaattattataagacACTAGTATATAGTACGCCTTAATTCTAAGGCTATAAATTGAAATGTTATATTATGACTCAAGTATTAAGAAATGATTCAATAGTTTCTTGTGATAAATACAAAAATGTTCTCTCGATAAATTTTTGAGTTTATCGTCGCATATTACATattgattttttatatatatacgtgAGGAAAccttatcttcttcttcttcttgttgAAGTAAAATTACTAGCTAGCATTACTTATATATTAAGTTGTTGCAAGTGCATAGCTGCAATAGAAACCATGTGACAACAGTTGAAGATTTCAAGTCCTCTACTTGATTGCACTACCTTAAATTTAGTTCAAGGCTTAATATTTGGTTTAATATATTAATGTATATTTTCCCccaaaaaaaagggaaaaatgaAGTAAACTATACGTGAAATTTAATCACATTAATCTCATCTTATTATAAAAAGTAGGggaggaaaaaaaatcaaaacgaGTCCAATCAATTGACCTATAATATTGGATTTCGGTAATCTAATTACTCGAAATTAGCTACGTACGTCTTTAGTTAATTTGGATTCTTTTGCAGTTCTACtctcttcctttttctttttttcaccGGAGTGATCATAACATGTCACATGTTGTTCACATATCAGGTGTCATGACACAAATTCCACAAACTATCGATATAAAATAAGTCAAATTGTTGCATTATGACCtattttgagtactcaaaaactGATCATGTGAGTCGGTCTCATAGTTAAATTTTGTGAGATGAATTTCTTAATAATTGGATACTTGTGTTACGTATGGTTTCCAAggaaaaaatcaattttcatgtttgaattatgaattaaaAAGTagttcttatatatttttttcaaaaagaaatTGCCGTAAGAAAATTCACATTTTCCTTCCTGATTTGGACTCTTTCAAGTGTTGTTAAAGATATAAAACTTAAGTCAAATatagatataaaaaaaaaactgtgaAAGAAATATGagtttttataatattaataaaaattaattcaaatttcaaaatatattttttaaaaaattaaaactttctgtttaattatatatatatagtactaaTAAAAGTTAATTTACCGTATTCCCATTAATCCAACTGTGAAATTTAACACCGCGAATCTAATTCACTAGGCTTTTTGACATTTCTGTCATTTAATTATTAACACCAACATATTAGTTGGGGATCTCAACAATATATAGAGCCATGGAGGCATGCATCGTTCAAAAGGGATTATATATCATTATTTTCTTGAGATCATACCATATGAAAATGTCTATTTTAGGGATTATTTcatgttttctttttatttatgtAGTTTTAACGTCAAATACTTTGAATGTTCGCGCTGAAAATAGAGCATTTCTTGTGTTTGGAGATTCATTGGTGGACAATGGTAACAACAACTACTTGGCCACCACCGCTAGAGCCGATGCTCCTCCCTACGGGATCGACTATCCCACACATCGCCCCACTGGGAGATTCTCCAATGGCCTTAACATCCCCGACATAATTAGTAAAGTTTCTGTTCTctataattgtttttttttgttttttacttATGTATACTTGAAAAATTAAAGGGAAATTGGAATTTTGGTCCGATAATTGTTACATTATGATTTTGATCATTTATGTCTTCATTTTTAGTCCTataagttttgatttttggtattttagtcatttttcgtTGAAAATGCTAATATAGTACTGTACACGTCAACTCCACATCAGTGTCACACAAacaaaaagactaaaatttcccaaaaaaagaaagaaagatatAGACTAAAATTGATATCTGATGACATAAAAGACCGAAATCACAAGAAACAGATATACATAtatcaaaaaatcaattttccaaatattaacttatttttttctttataaGCATTTTCACTGTCTCCCAAATTCCCAATCACCAATCAATAAGAATAAACGTACATTTATGTAAACTAATCAACATTTCAAAATATCAAGATGCACGTACATGATCATcttctttaaaattttatattttagaaTTTAAAATGCGATTTCTCATTAATTTGGGGAATTTAGCTATATTTTGCACGATTATTTATCTTGAAAATGGGgtttttatttgatatttttgacatgttttattttttaggtGAAAAAATGGGTTGGGAGGCCACATTGCCATACTTAAGCCCAGAGCTTAGAGGACAGAAACTGTTAGTTGGTGCCAACTTTGCCTCTGCTGGAGTGGGTGTCCTTAATGACACTGGAATCCAATTTGTAAGCCTCACAATTTTATTATCttctttattttctaaaaaattattttatctcACATTATTTTTCATTCTCCAATCATTATAGCTTGCAAATCACACAACGTTGAATGTATGGATTcgattataatatatatgtattttttggataaaaaattaaaagttataaTTAAATGAATAGATATTTCAAAATGTGACGTTTTGTGTGCAGGTTAACATTATAAGAATTTACGAGCAATTGAATAATTTTAAGCAATATCAGCAAAGGGTGAGTGCATTAATTGGAGAGGAGGAGACCAAAAAACTTGTGAGGGAATCACTAACTCTCATGACTTTGGGAGGCAATGATTTTGTGAACAATTACTATTTGGTGCCCTTTTCAGCAAGATCAAGACAATTCACACTCCAAGCATATGTCCCATTTGTCATTTCTGAGTACAAAAAAGTTTTACaggtattttaaaaattaatccccccttttataaattatataatttcaaaatttatcccGATCACTTCTAAAATTACTcaaaaattaattgtttttcgaTGAGATTTGTATTCATAAAATGTAGAGACTGTATCAACTTGGAGCTCGTCGAGTTCTAGTGACCGGAACGGGGCCATTAGGTTGTGTGCCAGCCGAACTAGCACAACATAGTAGAAATGGCGAATGCGCGGGAGAACTACAACGCGCTTCATCTCTCTTCAACCCCCAACTCAAAAAAATGCTCAATCAACTTAACCAAGACATCGGAACCAACGTCTTCATCGCGGCAAACAACAATCAAATGCACATGGATTTTGTTTCCAATCCACAAAATTTCGGTACGTTTTTCAATACCAAACAATCATGTCCCGATTGTCCGAAACATGAACATGCAAGAGATATTAATAACTAATGGTGATGATCTTGACTTGTATTGCCTTTGATATGCGTTTGGATAGGATTCACAACCTCGAAGATGGCTTGTTGTGGACAGGGCCGATATAATGGGCTGGGCCTTTGCACACCCCTGTCGAACTTGTGTCTGAATCGGGACCAATACGTGTTTTGGGATCCATTTCATCCATCTGAAAGGGCCAATCGACTCATAGTCCAACAAATCTTTAATGGTGACAACACTTATATGCACCCAATGAATCTCACCACTATGTTTCCCAACTATTCAAGGGCTTGATGACTATTTTGGAAAGAAGAAACTGAGTCTATTCAATATTTTTCGATGGTCATCTTCTATTTCGACgtcttttattttatatatttagatGAATGATATGTATTCTATAGATTATGTGATAAAGGAAAACAAGTGTGTTTGAATTTCAATTGTGTCATGGGTAGCCCAAAACTTATACGTCGTGACTCAATTTGCATGTATTTCCATGGCTCTTTTGTGTACTTTTACTTTCAAGATTCATGAAACATTTTGCATTTCGAAATAAATGTTATGTTGtctattcaaaaaaatttatgtacttagcaacatttatttatttattaggcTAATTCTTTTACTTGGGATGAATTGTTTACTTTCTAATGTATATTAATGAAGTAAAAgtgttcatatatatatatatatatatatatatatatatagaggaattttcagctgcccaaccatgtttcctcacttggtccgcgaccactaaaacccggtgggttttagtgatgcaaaaaaacaaaaaaaacaaaaaccactaaaacccactactgGATTTTAGTGGTCGCAAACCAAGTGAGTAAACATGGTTGGACAGATGAGCatttctctatatatatatacacacacacacacacgactCATCTCatcaattaaacataaattaCATGTCTAATATGAGGAGGTCATCCCAAAATTTTGGTAGACCAAAATCAAATTTCCAACTTGTTTTCGTTGTTTATACATAGGGATCATGGCAATGGGGCGGGTTTAGCATCAAACCCGCCCCGACGGGGCAGGTCTAGACCCGCCTAAGCGGGTCcggggcgggtctcgggtttggccaaacccacCCCGGATCCGCCCTGCcaaagtattatatatatataaatttaaaatattcatgtatatatataaatataaaatatatatgtaatattaataatatataattatattattatactaaataattaatattttatccattaTTTGAATGTGTtattattggattgaaatgaatttattttattatgatatgtttagtataaaaataaatcattataatgtttttagctaataaatattaatcaattacaagttaataaatttaaacttgtgagaataattttttttttgtcttaaatattataaatctatatttgaaattaaatttaatgatatttgataatttttaaacttttttatttttttattttaataaatttaaaattatttaatttatgacgggtccaacgggtctaacccggaTTGGACCCGCCGGGTTCGCGGGGCGGGGCCCGGGTTTAGCCAGACCCGCCCCGTTTCCATCCCTATTTATACACTAACAAATGTTGATTTCATGATAACTGAATATCAATCAGGACACAGAAATTCACACTATATGTTGCAAAAACTTTTGCGTACCATTCAAATGTTAGCTTGGTATTACCGAATTTTTTAAATGCTGCCTTGATTTATTGTAATTGTATTATGATTGTAATATTCAATTAttcatataatattttaaatgtcAGTGTTACTAGTTGTTTAAAGTGAAAACCATGATAtacaatagaaaaaaaaatcaacaattAATGACGGTTTTTAAGTCACAAAACCTTCTCTAATTTCAAAATAGCGACGATTTTGCGACTATAATGTCATCTTTTCATATAATATTAATGCAGTATAATTTGTgagtatatttataaatatcatcttttaatattttatgaatgCATCACAAATTCAATATTTAGAAACATctcaaaattctaaaaataaaaaattattgacaCCTAACTTAAtcgaaaaaataatttataaacaATCAATGCTTAGATACATAAAATTAATACAAACTTTCTCATAATGTATCAACAATCAAGTACACTAAAATCTAATGTTCTTCAGAATATCCTTCACCATCTGGACAAATTATATGATGAAATTCATTCGGCTCAAGCTTGCCATAATCTCAATATGATTCTTTCATCAAATCGAGTCTCCAAcctaaaagataaaataaattacttgTAATTATATTCTTATTCCAACTTTAAAAAAGATTAAACGATAATATCTCTTGTAATAAAATTCATACGCTTCTTTCATGATGAATATATATGCCTCATCACACAATCATTCATTAACAAAAAAAAGCGTTGGAGAAAAAAGTAAggtattcattattcattattcattatatTCTTCAATGTAATTTGAAGAAGTACTAATCAATGTAAGAAAGGACCCTTATAATATCTTGAAACACTAGCTTCACTAACGATATATAGAacacaaaaaatcaaaatttctttAAAGAGTGATTCTACATATacaatatacaagatataacacaatgacatttgaaaaaaaaaattaagataaattcataAAGTTCCACCAATCAATTCGATTCCATTtgaatcaataaaatattcaaattacACTTAGAGggccaaataaaatatattctaCTAAATGGgtcataaaaaaattaacacataaaaattttaatttttttaaaaaatcaataataacacAATAGCATCTGTTGGAACTACAGAGTTTTGATATTGACATAATTCAGTCTACATCACAGATTAAATGACTCTATCAAGAGCATAGTACAAATGACATAAACTGACCAAAACTCTCAAGTCAAAATGAAGAGATCAACTGAATTGACCATTGACCTTAGCATATCAAATATGTAGAGATAAACTGAACATGGATAGTGAAGAATCAATTTCAATTAGCTATCGAAGAAGTTGGACAGAGCTCAACTGAAAGAATAAAGATAACTGAATTTAACTTAAGAAGCTAAACTGAATCAGTTGACCTTAACCCAACTAATGCCGCCTAAACTGATCAAGAGTTTGAGTAAGCCAATCCAATTCAACGAAACTCTTGTGGATAAACCCTTCCGTTTCAGACAAAGCGCCGAAAGCAGAGAGACTCACAGTGTACTATCTTGTCAATGAATGTCTGCGAAAAATACAAGCAAACGGTATTGATTTGAATTCAAAAGAACTGTTACCCACCAAGTATAAATACCCATCTTTGGGACACTTCAAAGAGATCCGACTCTAAAGAGAATTCTCTACTCAAGTCATTAGAGCTAAACTGAACTTCTTCAGTTTACTCATTCAACCGAGAAAAAAAACAGAAAGCATCTTGAAGTCTATCATCTGAGATTCGAAGAACACAAACACAAGCATTCAGACATAGTAGATCACTGAGGATCAACCACTGCTAAAGTGTAAGATtcagaaatattaaattattaattttggaatttgagaattaaattccatattatgatctaatattgatttgagaaactaaagaaattatagatttaatttctgagcccaaaatattaatttgagaattttacgggttttgagaattatattccgagaattcttaaattaaaagaataaatattcgatttgaatatttatgggatttaagatttaattccatgtttcgggaattaaagaagatgaagtttgaagataaaaaccgatcagggactgatttgcaaatactGAGGTTTgaaggactaaagtgcaataggccaggattatttaattaatccgattttatttaattttaattcgagtatatttaatttgggaatatttagagttttgatttaaattataatattcttcaattatttaggattgaaattgaattaaaaaaaggtcgaggactgaattgcaattaatgaagacttgaggggttaaattgcaatttatgcaatacatatctgattattatgtgaattatcaGCATGATACGTGATTGAATAATAAGGAATTCAGAAGTTGGAACAGAGGCCGAAACTCTCTTCGTTTtcctttgatatttgattttcgaaaccccgtaacttttgatccgatcgtccgatttcgattccgaaaagtgttctggaatccttgcgacaaggaattcgatttgatgtaagtttttgaTTTCTTCGTTATGGTTTATGGAGCAAAATATTGCAAAGATCAGCTTTTGGATTGTATGATCATGTTCTTCAACGTTTATACGATTCGATATCGAAACCGAATCGAAGAATTTATCGTATTTGTATTGAAGCATGATTTCCAGTTTATATATGATGTTTATAACCACTGGTATGAAGATTATAAGTATGTTTTGCTGATTTGAATAGACTTGTGAATTGAATTGATGTTAGAgtcgaattcgatatttcgtcggttaccgattttcagtcgctaTGCCATTGATTAATGTTTTGgagccgttttgatagcctataactgagatAAGATATTCGTCTAGATGTTATTGACGATATAgcaattttatttctcagtttcagactACTTTTGAAAgctaacgactcaagactcCGAATTCAAAGCAAAGAAGATAAAGTAAAGTTGAAATGAATTGTATTGAAGAGATATTACTGGTTTTGAAtagattgaatagaatgaagattatattgaatgttttgatgctatgtttcagatttgaagcgttcaaaacagaagaaatacgaaggtataatgacgacatcgagtGTCAGGGCTTTTGAAACTCGAgatcgattcttcttgagttgtcccacTAAAAACCACATatgtgtttatgttttgatttgattttgatgttgtcgatccatcccaggtagtggatctttgaatttgagtcgatatgatgctataatgaattgattctatgccaaggttgttgttaaccttattttctagtccagaatggttacgatagatggatatccatatcaagATCGGTTACAAATCTTGATTGCAATGaagatatatgaatcaattctcgatCGATCAATAGAAGCGTTAactactctatttgttgagtcgagtttgaaTAGAGTcgtttatgatttatttaacgctttctatatgttggttatactgagataatttctcaccggagtttatgcggctgttgttttgttttgtatgtgtgcatgacaataggtggggcaggagctagtctgagaggacattgatagctcgggagcgagacttagcaagtgaggactcgggtttaagatgAACTATGATAGATGTATAGCATCAACATGTGAGAACTAGTATGAATTGAAACACACTTGTGAGATCTTGTGTAGTTCCAACTTTAACGTTTATTGAATGATTCGTTTAATGTAATAATCGTATGATTTGATGCTTGAACCTTTATAcatgttgatatgcatgtttgagattttataaaccatgaattgagttgatattgaatgCATTTGGACTGATGAGGCAAGGTTTGACAGCAAGATAATATTGCTGTCATTTTTTGGAAAAGGAGCCCGCTTGATCGGGtgaatgttaccgatcgagcgaggcctgttattCTTGGGCagaaaacttgatttttctttctcgctcgatcggtagtatttgaccgatcgagcgagaccaaaaatgATGCAGACCGAGAGCTTGATTTttatagctcgctcgatcggtgaagtttgaccgatcgagcgaggtgatggaattttttataaaaaaaatttgtgcttttggtttatttattcttttaatgtttgattaattgtttaattaatcattagttgccctaagacgagattagcaacccgaggtccccacaacaggtggtatcagagcataagtttcttagactgagatagaagttgagcggggtagattgagtcacatgcatttatagtattgcatgattatgcattactcgatttgatgcttcgatgatttgataaatagCATGTGAGCGTGatctatatttgaaattcaactgcctgatttactgatttgtaaatttttgaatttcttactgattttgttataagattttcccCGGTTGATGTAAacacccagaatcgaagagaacagtgttctttgggtgatgtaagcaacCCCAGActaaacagaatggtatggtcagactgaACATAACTGTGTTGCTCAGCTGAACGAAGTatttttgattgaatataatagtACATCAGCGAATGAATCGATGTTATTGCAGGGAGAAGTTGGCTTGAAAACCTTGATCAGTTGATCACATTTTTTTTCGAAGATACATATGAATATAGTATtagattgattgaataccaacttcgaaacctagcaaccagctggtggATTCTGATGAAGAAATATGAGAAAGCAGAGGTAtattgattgttggtaagtgaTTAGAATAGAGTTTTATTTAcgattctttgccacaacagatagacatgatgagaaagaaaaatataccctctagaagctgaatattttgaattttgaggaatgccttattagaattttcaagcaTATTACGATTCTTTGAATTATAAATgatgaaaagctcaagattgagtgaattatttaatggcttgaattcgaagaatatgtctgaataaatgttgacgactgaaacattttcTGAAAGACATAGCTTTGTCTAAAAGAACTGGAGTTGAATGACGAGGCAGAATgaatgaaattgtagatatGTTGCAGTATGTGCGATAATCAGTACTTTGGCTGCAATTTTTATTCTAGAGCAGATATGAAGTCAACGATACGAAAGTAATTCTCTAACTCTAGCGAACCGAGATAGATTAgtctggttctaaatgcagagTATGCTAATGATTATTACACTCATTGTGGGAGGAGATATCCTAACGATCAGTGTAAAAACAGTTCAAGAATATGTATTAGGCGATTTCCTAAGTAAATCAGATTCTGAGATGATTTGAATGAAGAACggttccagaagtatacagatgatcagaatgaaattgcacctgagaacgaaattgcaggtaacagatttattttgttttaacctgTTTATGTGATTGGTGCAAGAGATATATGATAGATGAAAGCTTTATTATATCTTACCTCTGTATCTGAAAAGAGATtttgtgtgaattgaactgaagaatggaactactGCTTCGATGAAATGAATTAGACATGATTTTGTTCATCTTGAGATATCTGTTtaggttgcatgatagatgatgatgcaataacctGATACAGATTATCAGAAGATTGATGATAaaagcgattaaattagatcagcaagaacataatgtgcatatgaatataatgatatgatatagactctcgaattaagattctgtgatttcggtttgatatatgatgtttgactacagaaatattccgaaatcagtatattcgatgcactagatatgtttaAGATCTAAATTAGCATTGATAGATATGCCGATGAATAGAGATGACAGATATATTCCAATAAGATttcgactttagtttaagttgtgaattgGAATTTTATAGAGActtgatgaattgatgaattgaatgctgcttttgaggtttacaagatagacgatgatatgaaaatcagttacagatgagtcttttattttattttactgaagttattacatcataaaatcatgattttgaaattcttgatatcgattctgaggttttgatattcgacctcaatcgattttgatggactcttattctttgttaAAGTCTGAAgagttgagatgctagtgagttgttttcacttagcagtttgtcattcagaatattgttCTTTGGATGACCTTGGCTTGAGTGAGTTTtcctgattatgaatttcaaaagttattgattgtttgatgtatacattcagtatattttaatatttttggctcgtaaatgatagaatttccaattcGATTTTTTCGGAAAAAAGTTTTTGGGTTAATGATATGATTTGCTAAGAATTGGAAAATAGAACGAAGAAAcgagatgaatatttgattgattgatctttgaatttatgtgcttgaGTGTCGAGATAGATACTAAAACATTCAGAATTACTGTAATCCAGATTAGGTGAGAATC comes from Henckelia pumila isolate YLH828 chromosome 4, ASM3356847v2, whole genome shotgun sequence and encodes:
- the LOC140865690 gene encoding GDSL esterase/lipase At5g33370-like, giving the protein MKMSILGIISCFLFIYVVLTSNTLNVRAENRAFLVFGDSLVDNGNNNYLATTARADAPPYGIDYPTHRPTGRFSNGLNIPDIISEKMGWEATLPYLSPELRGQKLLVGANFASAGVGVLNDTGIQFVNIIRIYEQLNNFKQYQQRVSALIGEEETKKLVRESLTLMTLGGNDFVNNYYLVPFSARSRQFTLQAYVPFVISEYKKVLQRLYQLGARRVLVTGTGPLGCVPAELAQHSRNGECAGELQRASSLFNPQLKKMLNQLNQDIGTNVFIAANNNQMHMDFVSNPQNFGFTTSKMACCGQGRYNGLGLCTPLSNLCLNRDQYVFWDPFHPSERANRLIVQQIFNGDNTYMHPMNLTTMFPNYSRA